In the genome of Bradyrhizobium sp. CB3481, the window CGAGCCGCCGACCGCGGCCTGAACGTCCTGCGTTTTGGCGTGGGTCCCGACGAGCATGCCTACCCCGTCTGCCACTCACCCCGTGCAATTTTTTACGAGCCGGCCTTGCCTGGCCCGTGAGGTCAGAAAATCGCGCTGCCGCTGGCCTGGACGGCCAGCTGCCGAAAAATCGCAGTCCAAACTAGCCAATCCGCAGGCGTCAGGCTTTAGGCTCAAAAGGAGTAATCCTTTCGAGATAGAAAGGTAGATAATGCCGTCTCCGGACAGCGGGTCCAAGATCGTTGTGACCGACCCTTGAGCGGACTCCCACGCTAAGGCGTGCGCGCGACCAACTGACTATCCGGCGTGGGGCGGCACGCTCGCTTCAGGCAACGTGCCGCGCCTGCTGCCGGATCAGTCGAGCTTCACGTTCGCTTCGGTGACGACCTTGCGCCAGCGCTCGACTTCCGCGGAGACCATCTTCGCGAAGGCCGGGCCGGTGACGTCAGGCACGTCAGAGCCGTTGCGTTCCCAGGCCTCCTTGATCGCGGGCACCTGCATCGCTTTCTGCAATTCCTTGGTGATCTGCTCGACGATGGCCGGCGGCGTGTTTTTCGGTGCGAACACGCCGTACCAGGTCGAGACTTCATAGCCGGCGAGGCCTGCTTCGGCGGCGGTGGGAAGATCGGGGAAGGCCGGCACGCGCTTCGGCGCGGCGACGGCGAGCGCGCGGAGTTGTCCGGCCCTGACGGGAGCGGCCGACGAGCCGAGCCCATCGAACACGACGGGCACGTGGCCGGCGATCAGGTCCTGCATGGCCGGGCCGGCGCCGCGATAGGGCACGTGTTGAATGTTGGTCTTGGTCAGGATCTTGAACAACTCGCCGGCGAGGTGGTGCGTGGTGCCGGCGCCGGCCGAGCCATAGTTCAACTTGCCCGGATTGGCCTTGGCGTAGGCGATGAATTCGGCCAGCGTCTTGGCAGCGACCTTGTCCGGATTGACGACGACCACCTGCGGCGGCCGCGCGATCAGCGCTACCGCGACAAAATCCTTCTCGATGTTGTAGTCGAGATTGGGATAGAGCGAGGGTGCGATGGCATGATGCGCGGCGCCGACGAAGAAGGTGTAGCCGTCGGGCGCGGCCTTGGATGCCGCGGATGCGCCCACGGTGCCGCCGGCGCCGGCGCGGTTTTCGATCAGCACGCGCTTGCCGAGCTGGGTATCGAGCTGGGCCGCCAGCGGGCGGGCAAAGGCGTCGGTGCCGCCGCCGGCCGCGAACGGCACGACGAAGGTGATCGCTTTCTCAGGCCATGCCTGGGCCTGCGCCGCGGTTGGGGCTTGGACGGCGATGGCAGACAGCGCCAGAAGTGTAAGCAGGGCGCAGCGCACAACTCTTGGCTTCACGGCATTTTCCTCCGGCTATGCAATCGGCGTCCGCTAACCAGCGGCGCGATCTTGATTTTTGCGGGACCCGATTCCGCTGCTGGCGGATAGGGCGATGGCCTCACCGTATGCAAGATGCCAGGCCTGATCCATCAAAATGAGCGGCCGGACCCCGGCAGGTGCCGGGACGTTTAGCCGCTCCCCCGGGGGATGCGAGCGCGTTCGCGGAAGGCCGGATCGAGCTATCCGGCAGGCGATGGCGCCATCGCGCTGGTCGCG includes:
- a CDS encoding tripartite tricarboxylate transporter substrate binding protein → MKPRVVRCALLTLLALSAIAVQAPTAAQAQAWPEKAITFVVPFAAGGGTDAFARPLAAQLDTQLGKRVLIENRAGAGGTVGASAASKAAPDGYTFFVGAAHHAIAPSLYPNLDYNIEKDFVAVALIARPPQVVVVNPDKVAAKTLAEFIAYAKANPGKLNYGSAGAGTTHHLAGELFKILTKTNIQHVPYRGAGPAMQDLIAGHVPVVFDGLGSSAAPVRAGQLRALAVAAPKRVPAFPDLPTAAEAGLAGYEVSTWYGVFAPKNTPPAIVEQITKELQKAMQVPAIKEAWERNGSDVPDVTGPAFAKMVSAEVERWRKVVTEANVKLD